The stretch of DNA ACGGTCACAACAAACATTGCAGTAACTTTGATGAAACAAGGACTGAAAGTAGGAATCTTGGACTCTGATATTTACGGCCCGTCCATAGGAAAACTTTTTGGAGTTCAAGGCAAGGTTGCGTTAAAAGCCGAAGAAGACAGAATTTATCCATTAGAAAAGTTTGGTCTTAAAATAATTTCTTTTGCGTTTCTTGTAAACGAAGACCAGCCTGTAGTTTGGAGGGGTCCAATGCTCGGAAAGGCAGTAGAGCAATTCTTGTACGATGTAGTGTGGGGAGAGTTGGATTATCTTCTAATTGACTTGCCTCCCGGTACAGGAGATGTTCAACTTTCCCTTGCACAATTAATCGACATAGATGGAGCAGTGATAGTTACCACTCCACAAAATTTAGCACTACTCGACGCTTCCAAAGCAGGGACTATGTTCTCTCAAGTGAAAATTCCAATCCTCGGTGTGGTTGAAAATATGAGTGAATTTATTTGTCCTCATTGCAACAAGCCTTCTAAAATCTTTTCATCGGGTGGAGGAGAAAAATTATCAAACTCTTTTCATTCGCCACTACTCGGAAAAATACCTCTTCTCTTGGAAATCATGGAATCGGGAGAATCAGGCGACCCCGTATCGAGCACAGAAAAATCAGAGTTAATAAAAAATGCGTATTCCGATATTGTGAAAAATCTTTTAGCTGAATTAAAAAAGTTAGAATAATTTACCAAAGGGTATTGATATTTAAGATTAGTTTAATTCTACGAATCACATCCATTGGATCAATTAACTCCATGCAGGCAAAATCTTTCCTGTAGCATTCTGTATCACCGAAAATACTACAAGGTCTGCAAGGAAGGTTTTCAATTTGTAAGACACCTACATCTTCTTGGGCATAAGGACCAAACCCCGACATAGGGTGAGTAGTTCCGTATAAACCGATCACAGGTTTTTTTAGTAAAGCCATGATATGGACGTTAGACGAATCCATTCCTACCATAACGTCTAACTTCTCCATGATTCCTATTTCGCCTTTGATACCAAGTTTCCCTCCTGATACTATATAACAATCAGGAGTATCTCCTATCAATTCAAGTAAGATAGATTTTTCTTCCTTGGAGCCAAATAGAAATATTTTAGCGTTGAATTCAGACTTGATCAATTGAATTAAATTCTTGGATTTGTAGTGGGGCCATTCTTTTAACTTATGCCCCGCAAAAGGTGCAAAACCAATCCACATCGTATCTTTTTTTCCGATTCCAATACTTTTGAAATAATCGCTTGCAAATAATTTAGACTCAGAATCCACGTTGATCCAAGGTCCCTTTCTTGGAGTAGCGGGAAATCCTGCTTTTGCAAATACATTCAAGTATCTGTCAAC from Leptospiraceae bacterium encodes:
- a CDS encoding Mrp/NBP35 family ATP-binding protein, with protein sequence MSSITKEKIQAELAKIRHPVVKRDLVSLGMVDTIEEIEEIFHIQLKTPDDDRKLQFNLEANIRQTLTRIDNSKKYKIKFVKDPNLQFEEGNSIPGVKKVIAIGSGKGGVGKSTVTTNIAVTLMKQGLKVGILDSDIYGPSIGKLFGVQGKVALKAEEDRIYPLEKFGLKIISFAFLVNEDQPVVWRGPMLGKAVEQFLYDVVWGELDYLLIDLPPGTGDVQLSLAQLIDIDGAVIVTTPQNLALLDASKAGTMFSQVKIPILGVVENMSEFICPHCNKPSKIFSSGGGEKLSNSFHSPLLGKIPLLLEIMESGESGDPVSSTEKSELIKNAYSDIVKNLLAELKKLE
- a CDS encoding glycosyltransferase family 9 protein, yielding MNVLVARFSAMGDVALLTPALIAVAAKYPTLQITLVTRGNYTPFFYNIPNVHVLGINLKKYRGFLGLWRLFKDLKKLGPYTKFIDLHSSLRTKIFKFFFKLHGVSTYTIVKGRREKHLQTRRKNKLMTRLPHTVDRYLNVFAKAGFPATPRKGPWINVDSESKLFASDYFKSIGIGKKDTMWIGFAPFAGHKLKEWPHYKSKNLIQLIKSEFNAKIFLFGSKEEKSILLELIGDTPDCYIVSGGKLGIKGEIGIMEKLDVMVGMDSSNVHIMALLKKPVIGLYGTTHPMSGFGPYAQEDVGVLQIENLPCRPCSIFGDTECYRKDFACMELIDPMDVIRRIKLILNINTLW